A window of Actinomadura viridis genomic DNA:
GGATCGACGCCCCGGTCTCCCGGCACGTGGTCGGCCGCCTGCGGGTCGCCCTCAACCGCGCCTACACCGGCGACGACGTCGCCGCCGGCAACGGGCACGGCAACGGGCACGGGAACGGTCACGGCAACGGCAACGGGCACGCCGACGGGAACGGGCACGACGGGCGCGAGCTGGTGTCCGGGCCGAGCCGTGAGCAGGGCGGCCCCGGCGACGGCGGTGCCCGGTGACCGAGGACCGCGGGCCCGGCGACGGAGGACGGCCGCGCGACGTGGTGATCCTGGGATCCACCGGATCCATCGGCACCCAGGCGATCGACGTCGTGACCCGCGCCCCGGACCGGTTCCGGGTGGTCGGGATCGCCGCCGGCGGCCGTGACGTGGCCCTGCTGGCCCGCCAGGCGGTGCGGCTGGGCGTCGAGGTCGTGGCCGTGCCGCACGAGTGGACCGCCTCCGAGCTGCGCCAGGCCCTGTCGGTGGAGCGGGGGCGCGGGAACGGATCCCGCGCCCGCCTCCCCAAGGTCCTGGCCGGCCGGGATGCGATCGCCGAGGTGGCGGCGTGGCCGTGCGACGTCGTCCTGAACGGGGTGACCGGCGCGGCCGGGCTGGCGTCCACGCTGTCCGCCCTGGACGCCGGCCGCACGCTCGCCCTGGCCAACAAGGAGTCGCTGATCATCGGTGGCCCGCTGGTCAAGGAGCGGGCCCGGCCGGGGCAGATCGTCCCGGTCGACTCCGAGCACTCCGCCCTCGCGCAGTGCCTGCGCGGCGGGCGGGCGGCGGAGGTGTCCCGGCTGGTGCTGACCGCCAGCGGCGGCCCGTTCCGGGGCTGGCGGCGCGACCGGCTGGCGGCCGTCACCCCGGCGCAGGCGATGGCCCATCCCACCTGGACGATGGGGCCGGTGATCACGGTCAACTCGGCGACCATGGTCAACAAGGGGCTCGAGGTCATCGAGGCGCACCTGCTGTTCGACATCGACTACGACGCGATCGACGTGGTCGTCCATCCGCAGTCGGTCGTCCACTCCATGGTGGAGTTCACCGACGGGTCGACGCTGGCCCAGGCCAGCCCGCCGGACATGCGGCTGCCGATCGCGCTGGGCCTGGCCTGGCCGGACCGGGTCCCCGGCGCCGCCGCCGCGGTCGACTGGAGCGGCACGCAGATCTGGCAGTTCGAGCCGTTCGACGAGGAGACCTTCCCCGCGGTCGGGCTCGCCCGCCACGTGGGAAGGACCGGCGGCACGGCGCCCGCCGCCTACAACGCCGCCAACGAGGAGTGCGTGGCGGCGTTCCTGGCCGGGCGGCTGTCCTTCCCCGGCATCGTCGAGACCGTGGCCAAGGTCGTCGCGGAGCACGACGGCGTGGCGCAGGCGTGCTCCACCCTGGACGAGGTGCTCGCGGTCGACTCCTGGGCCCGCCTGCGGGCCCGGGAGCTCACCGGCGCCGCCGCGGCGACGTCCGCGACGCGCTAAACCACCCGAGAAGGAGGGCGGATGGGCGCAGACCATCCTTCCAAGCGACCGATCGAGGATGACGACGGCGCCTTCCACCGGCACGGGGACCTGCTGTTCTCGGTCGCCCACAGCATGCTGGGCGACACGAAGGAGGCCGCGGAGGTCATCCGGGAGGTCCGGGAGCGGTGGCTCGGGGAGGACGGTCACCGCGCCCCCGGGTCCGACACCGCCCTCATCCGGCTGACCACGTGCCTGGCGATCGCCCGGCTGCGCACGGCCCGGAACGGCGACGGCCCGCGGATCGGCCCGTGGCTGCCCGATCCGCTGCTGGACGAGCCGGAGCTGAGCCTGGCCGAGTCGATCTCGGCGGCCATGACGGTGGTGCTCGACGCGCTCCAGCCCGAGGAACGGACGGTCTTCGTCCTCCGGCACGGGTTCGGCCTGACCGACTCCGACATCGCCTCGGTGACCGGCCGGCCCGAGCGGAGCGTCCGCAGGACGGGCGCGCACGCGGAGGCCCGGCTCCGCTGCGAGTCCGTCCCGGCCGACGACGGCCAGGTGGCCAGGCGGTTCGTGGCCTCGTGCACCGAGCTGGACCGGCAGGGCCTGTGCGACGTGCTGGCCGCCGACGTCGTGCTGAGGCCCGGCGAGAACCTGGCCCCGCCGCCGGTCGAGGGCCGGGAGGACGTGGCCGACGCGCTGCTGGCCTGTTTCGCCGAGGACCCGCTGCGCGACTGGTTCCACGCGCTGGACGCCGACGGCCTGGCGGTGGTCTGGACGAGGGACCCCTCGCCGCTCGGCGCGGTGGTGCTCCGGATGGCCGACGGCGGGGTCAAGGAGGTCGACCTCATCGGTTCCCGTTCCTGACCCCGTCCCCCGGCCGCAGGATGATCGACGTCTCGGGCACCGCCTGCAGCGACGCGTACGTGGGGGAGCGCTCCAGCACGTTGAGGAGCGAGGACCGCAGCCCGGTGGGCAGGTCGGCGACCGCCACCTCCAGCTCGATCCGGCTCAGCCGGGCCGGCCGCAGCCCCGTCCGGAAACGGGCGGTGACGCTCACGCTCCCGGGCAGGCACACCCGGTGCAGGTACCGCGAGGCGTGCTGGGCCACGTCGGCGGCGATCCCCGCCACGAAGATCTCCAGCGGGGTGGGGCCGGTGTCGTGGTCGAGGACGTCCGTCGGCTGGTCGAGGTGGATCACGTGGTGGCGGATCCACGCGTCGCACCGTTCGCCGCCCCGTGACCGGACGGTGAGTTCGAGGTCGCCGTCGTCCATGATGCCCCGGGTCAGGACGCCCAGGTCTCCAGGGCGAGCAGGTCGCGCATCGACACCATCCCGACGACGCGGCCGTGGTCGTCCACCGGGAGGTGCCGGATGTCGGCGTCCAGCATCCGGCGGGCGACCTCCTGCGAGTCCTCGTCCAGCCCGGCGGTCCGGACGTGCGGGGAGGCGTACGCCGCGGCGTTCTCGCCGGCCGGGTCGGCCGACCTGGCCAGCGCCCCCACCAGGTCCCGCTCGGTGATGATGCCGGTGACCCGGTCGCCGTCGAGCACGGCGAGGGCGCCGACCCTCTTCTCCGCCATGCGCCGCGCCACGGTGGCCAGCGGCTCGTCCCGCTGGCAGGACAGGACCATGGGCCGGTAGACATTGCCGATCAGCATCGTTCCTCCTCGCGTGCCGTTCAGGCGGTGGGCGCGATCGGGGCGGGCACCACCGCCACCGGGCAGGGCGCCTCGTGCAGCGCGGCCTGGGTCACCGGCCCGAGGATCATCTCCCGCACCGAGCCGATCCCGCGGTCGCCGACCACGAGCAGGTCCGCGCCCTTCGCCGCGGCCACCAGGGCGCGCCGGGGCCGGTCGACCACGAAGTCGGTCTCGACCGGCACCTTCGGGTGCTCCCTCTTCCACGGCGCGACGCCGCGTTCGAAGCGGCCGATCGCCTCGTGCCGGACGCTCTCGGGCTGGACGAAGGGCACCCGGTCCGGGCCGGGCAGCGCGGCGGGATCCCACCAGCCGCACACCGCCTGCACGGTCGCGCCCCGCACCGCGGCCTCCTCGAAGGCGAAACCGAGGGCCGCCTCGCTCGCAGGGGAGCCGTCCACGCCGACCACGACCCGGCCGCCGTCCCGCCGTGCGGGCGCCTCCTCCGGCCGTACGACCACGACCGGCCGCCCGGCGCGGGCGGGCAGCTGCACCGCCGTGGACCCCACGCTGAGCTCGTCGAACCCGCCGTGCCCCCGCGCGCCGACCACGACCAGGCCGGCGTCCTGGGACGCCTTGATCAGCGCGGCGGTGGGCCAGCCCTGGACCAGCCGCCAGCGGACGTCCAGTCCCTCGGCGAGGGCGTGGGCCTTGCGCACCCCGTCGTCGGCGACGATCGCGCCCAGCCCCCTGATCACCTCGAAGGTTCCCTCGTCCGGCGGCTGGAACGGGTAGGGCCAGTGCCAGGCGTGGCAGACGATGAGGGCCGTTCCGCGGAGCCGGGCCTCCTCCACCGCCCACCGGAGCGCCCGCTCACCGTCCGGCGATCCGTCGTATCCGACCAGGACGGGCGGCCTGGTGCCGTGTTCGCCGTTCATGGCGTCCTCCTGCGCGGTCGCGTCATGACCAGCCTCGCCCGTGCCGGCCCGCGCGCGTAGGGACCGGAGTCGGAGGACCATGGGACCTTCGCCCCCAACCCGCGGCTCGGCCGCGGTGCCCGTGGCTGGAGGGCACCGCGGCCGAGGCGCGGGGGGTGGGGGAGACAGGCCGGCGGCTAGCCTCCGCCGACCATCGTGAAGTAGCTCGAACTTCCCTGGCCGGCCACTCCGGAATTGGTGCCCAGAACGACCCGCCCGGCGGGCATCTCCTTCTTCAGGACGATGAACGAGGTGTCAGTGGTCCTGACGGTCGTCCCCGTCTCGGTGAACCCCATCTCGTTCAGCCAGCCGGGCCACCACGTGCCCTTTCCGCGGGCGTCGAACGCGACGTGGACGGTCGCCGGCCTCTTCAGGTCGAACACCAGATAATCGGCGGGCGAGGTCATCTTGGAATCGTTGTTGGCGCCGCGGATCAGCTCCGTTCCCTCCAAAGCCGCGGGAAGCTCGCTGATCACGTAGTTGCGGTCGACATGCGTCGGGGCGCCCTTCTCCGCGCGGACCAGCGCGTGCAGCTTGTCCGGCTTCACCACGCCGACGAACTCGCCGGGGATCTGCGCCACGCTCGTCTCGACGCCCAGCCTGCGGTTGCCCAGGCTCTTGACGTCCTGCGCCCGTTCGCCGCCGACGGCCTCGAACGGGAACGAGCCGTTGGGACGGTCGACACGTTCGAGCAGGTAGGACCTGCTGCCCTGGACCGCGAGCTCGATGACGCCGGCGTCGGTCGGCCCGGCGACCGGCGCGCCCCGTCCGGCGGCGCCGTCCACGACCCGCACCTGCTGCCCGGGCCAGGGGTTCGCGATCTTGAGGCGGTCGTCGCCCGCCGCCTGGATCCCGACGGCCACGGGCTCACCGCCCCGGACCTGCGTGCTGACCCGGTGTCCGCCCTGGACCTGCACGGACCCGGAGACCTCCCAGTCCCGCGGCCAGGCCGCCGCGACCCGCACCGTGCCCTGGTACGACTGCACCAGCGACTCCTGGAGGGCGGACCCCACTATCGCGCCCCAGCCGTTGTAGTAGTTGCTCTCCCGGATCGGGTCGGCGTTCTTCCCGTGCGCGGTGAACCCGTTCGGGAAGATCTGGAAGTCCTTGGTGCCCTGGACGAGCAGGCGCTTCATCTCCTCGCCCTGGCCGAGCCGGGCCGCGAGCAGCGCGTCCTCCGACCACTCCCGGGTCTGCACGTAGACGCGGTTGCGGAACGTGGACTGCATGAGCTCGGACTCCGCGCCGTACAGGCCCCAGGGGAACAGCGGCTCGGTGTCGGGGTTCTGCGTGTTGCGTCCCTGCTCGTCGGTGCCCGACCAGGCGATCACCTGCTCGCCGTTGCGGGTGACCTTACGGAAGTCCGGGATCTTCGGGAGGGCCGCGCGCAGGTCCGCGGCCAGCTTCGCGTCGCCCTTCGGGCCCGCCAGGTCGGCGATGATCGGGAAGATCACGCGCATGGCGGCGAGGTCAGTGGCGGGGTCGGAGGTGTCCCACTGCGTCTCCATCGCGTTCACGTTGTGCAGGTGCAGCTTCCCGTCGTCCCCCTCCTTGAGGATCGACAGGTAGAACCGGGCCACGTCCTTCATGAGCGGATAGGACTCATCCAGGATGGAACGTTCCCTCGTGTACCGGTACTGGAGCCACAGGTTGTAGACGACCTCGGGGCCGGTCGTGACGATCCGGTTCAGCCAGTCGGGCGGCCTCTTGCTGTCGCAGGCCTCGGCGGTGCCGTCGTACCGCAGGTACTCGGCCACGCAGACGCCCTCGGACCCCTCCCAGTGGGTGCGCGTCCACTCCCGCATCTCCTCCAGCCGGTCGAGGTACAACCGGAAGTACGGGACGTTGAACTCCTCGGTGTCCGCGCCGAAGTTGGTGTAGACGGGCTGGCGCAGGTTGAAGTGCCACCAGTGGTCGGCCGACCAGTGCACCGCGTCCCGCCACGGCGAGAACATGTTGATCACGCCGCCGTGGCTGCTGGGCACCGCCGAGCGCATCGTGGCGGCGGTCATGTAGAGCTGCTGCGCGCGGAGCGTCTCCATGTACTCGCCGGAACCGTCCGGCGAGGTGATCCGCATCGGCGCCGCCGACCTCCAGAACCGCTCCCACCAGTTCCGGTGGGCCCGGTCGATCCCCTCCCCGAGCGCGCCGGAGACCGCCCGGTCCGCCGCCGCGCCGAGGTCGCCGCCCGTGTAGGCGGGGACCCCGGCCACGACGCGGAAGCTCCCGTCCGCCCGGGGCTTGAAGCTCAGCCGCACCGTGCGGTCGTCGACGACCTTCGCGGTGACGTCCCGGCCGGCCGCGGTCAGCGCCGCCACCGCCCCGGTCGTCCCTCCCGACTTCGCGTCCTTGAACGTCTCGGCGAGCGCCGCGACGCCCCGCCCGGCGTACGTGACGGGGGAGCGCCCCTCCCACAGCCGCAGGTCGGCGGTCTGCGTGACGTCCGGGTCGGCGCCGGTGACCTCCAGGACGAACTGGTCCCGGTCGGCGCGCATGTAGCTGCGGGCGGACATGCCGCCGCCGCTCTGCGCCAGTTCGGCCTCGTGCAGCCGCAGCCGTCCCTGGTAGTCGGGCGCCCGCAGCAGCGGGAAGAGCCCCGGAACCACCAGTCGCCCGGCGGACTTCAGGTTGGGAAAGGTGTCGGCGCGATTGAGCTGCGCGCTGAAACCGTCCTCGCCCCAGACCGCCGCGCCCAGCGTTCCGTTGCCGACCGGCATGCTCTGGTACGCCTGCCATGACGGCTTTTTCAGGACCAGATCCGAGCGGGACACGACACCCGCCGTGTCCACCTGGAGGGCCCCGTTCCGCCATGCCGTCGTATTCGCGGAATCGGTGGGTTCCGCCTGTGCGGGCGCACTCGTGAGCGTTCCGATGAGCGCGGCCGAGGCGACCATTGCGAGCGCGGTCCTGCGACCGCGTCTCACGGTTTCCGTCCTCTCATTGCGAACCTTCCGAGATCTAGTCAATCGATTGACTAAATTTTCCCATGGCACCCGAAAATCCGGCAACAGCCGCACCCCTCGCCCCGTCCGCCGCACCCGGCACCAGCGACGTGACCCCGATCACATTCATGCAGGTCAGGCCGCTGATCAAAAAGGCCGTCCGGAGATATGTGATCTAGATCACATGACTCTCTATCGCGGGACGGCCACTCTCCGCTGATCGCTCATTCGCTCATGGCTCTGGCGGGGCGGCCGGTTTGCAGAGGAAGGGCAGGTCCAGGGGCGGTGACCCGGCGAACGGTTCCTTCGGGTCCGGCGCCTCCCGTTGCAGGATGTGACCGAGTCGGAGACCGGTC
This region includes:
- a CDS encoding universal stress protein, with the translated sequence MNGEHGTRPPVLVGYDGSPDGERALRWAVEEARLRGTALIVCHAWHWPYPFQPPDEGTFEVIRGLGAIVADDGVRKAHALAEGLDVRWRLVQGWPTAALIKASQDAGLVVVGARGHGGFDELSVGSTAVQLPARAGRPVVVVRPEEAPARRDGGRVVVGVDGSPASEAALGFAFEEAAVRGATVQAVCGWWDPAALPGPDRVPFVQPESVRHEAIGRFERGVAPWKREHPKVPVETDFVVDRPRRALVAAAKGADLLVVGDRGIGSVREMILGPVTQAALHEAPCPVAVVPAPIAPTA
- a CDS encoding OsmC family protein — protein: MDDGDLELTVRSRGGERCDAWIRHHVIHLDQPTDVLDHDTGPTPLEIFVAGIAADVAQHASRYLHRVCLPGSVSVTARFRTGLRPARLSRIELEVAVADLPTGLRSSLLNVLERSPTYASLQAVPETSIILRPGDGVRNGNR
- a CDS encoding glycosyl hydrolase family 95 catalytic domain-containing protein; this translates as MSRSDLVLKKPSWQAYQSMPVGNGTLGAAVWGEDGFSAQLNRADTFPNLKSAGRLVVPGLFPLLRAPDYQGRLRLHEAELAQSGGGMSARSYMRADRDQFVLEVTGADPDVTQTADLRLWEGRSPVTYAGRGVAALAETFKDAKSGGTTGAVAALTAAGRDVTAKVVDDRTVRLSFKPRADGSFRVVAGVPAYTGGDLGAAADRAVSGALGEGIDRAHRNWWERFWRSAAPMRITSPDGSGEYMETLRAQQLYMTAATMRSAVPSSHGGVINMFSPWRDAVHWSADHWWHFNLRQPVYTNFGADTEEFNVPYFRLYLDRLEEMREWTRTHWEGSEGVCVAEYLRYDGTAEACDSKRPPDWLNRIVTTGPEVVYNLWLQYRYTRERSILDESYPLMKDVARFYLSILKEGDDGKLHLHNVNAMETQWDTSDPATDLAAMRVIFPIIADLAGPKGDAKLAADLRAALPKIPDFRKVTRNGEQVIAWSGTDEQGRNTQNPDTEPLFPWGLYGAESELMQSTFRNRVYVQTREWSEDALLAARLGQGEEMKRLLVQGTKDFQIFPNGFTAHGKNADPIRESNYYNGWGAIVGSALQESLVQSYQGTVRVAAAWPRDWEVSGSVQVQGGHRVSTQVRGGEPVAVGIQAAGDDRLKIANPWPGQQVRVVDGAAGRGAPVAGPTDAGVIELAVQGSRSYLLERVDRPNGSFPFEAVGGERAQDVKSLGNRRLGVETSVAQIPGEFVGVVKPDKLHALVRAEKGAPTHVDRNYVISELPAALEGTELIRGANNDSKMTSPADYLVFDLKRPATVHVAFDARGKGTWWPGWLNEMGFTETGTTVRTTDTSFIVLKKEMPAGRVVLGTNSGVAGQGSSSYFTMVGGG
- a CDS encoding sigma factor-like helix-turn-helix DNA-binding protein, which codes for MGADHPSKRPIEDDDGAFHRHGDLLFSVAHSMLGDTKEAAEVIREVRERWLGEDGHRAPGSDTALIRLTTCLAIARLRTARNGDGPRIGPWLPDPLLDEPELSLAESISAAMTVVLDALQPEERTVFVLRHGFGLTDSDIASVTGRPERSVRRTGAHAEARLRCESVPADDGQVARRFVASCTELDRQGLCDVLAADVVLRPGENLAPPPVEGREDVADALLACFAEDPLRDWFHALDADGLAVVWTRDPSPLGAVVLRMADGGVKEVDLIGSRS
- a CDS encoding cyclic nucleotide-binding/CBS domain-containing protein, coding for MLIGNVYRPMVLSCQRDEPLATVARRMAEKRVGALAVLDGDRVTGIITERDLVGALARSADPAGENAAAYASPHVRTAGLDEDSQEVARRMLDADIRHLPVDDHGRVVGMVSMRDLLALETWAS
- the dxr gene encoding 1-deoxy-D-xylulose-5-phosphate reductoisomerase → MTEDRGPGDGGRPRDVVILGSTGSIGTQAIDVVTRAPDRFRVVGIAAGGRDVALLARQAVRLGVEVVAVPHEWTASELRQALSVERGRGNGSRARLPKVLAGRDAIAEVAAWPCDVVLNGVTGAAGLASTLSALDAGRTLALANKESLIIGGPLVKERARPGQIVPVDSEHSALAQCLRGGRAAEVSRLVLTASGGPFRGWRRDRLAAVTPAQAMAHPTWTMGPVITVNSATMVNKGLEVIEAHLLFDIDYDAIDVVVHPQSVVHSMVEFTDGSTLAQASPPDMRLPIALGLAWPDRVPGAAAAVDWSGTQIWQFEPFDEETFPAVGLARHVGRTGGTAPAAYNAANEECVAAFLAGRLSFPGIVETVAKVVAEHDGVAQACSTLDEVLAVDSWARLRARELTGAAAATSATR